From a single Streptomyces sp. NBC_00377 genomic region:
- a CDS encoding GH92 family glycosyl hydrolase codes for MQRLGRLRAVVITAALVMTVGAQGTAVALPSPVPLPDREFASSFEAGEHAPDWQSTVDTGPGGAKRASGVDGGYGGGLPGDVSDRVTALRASAENTAGGEVKENLVDGEAGTKWLTFATTGWVEFDLDEPARVSAYALTSANDFAERDPADWTLSGSADGTAWTPLDSRSGETFAERFQTRAFTLATAVVAEYRHFRLEVTRNHGAGILQLADVRFGTGGGDGPVPPDMLTVADRGPSGSPTAKAGAGFSGKRALRYAGRHSASGRAYSYNKVFDVNVRVGSRTQLAYRIFPGMADGDRDYAATNVAVDLAFTDGTYLSGLGATDRYGFPLTPRGQGASKVLYVNQWNDVVSGIGAVAAGKTVDRILLAYDSPGGPARFRGWVDDIALRTAAPEVPKAHLSDYALTTRGTQSSGSFSRGNTFPATAVPHGFNFWTPVTNASTLGWLYDYARANNADNLPTIQAFSASHEPSPWMGDRQTFQVMPSAASGVPDTGRTARALAFRHVDETARPYYYGVRFQNGLTAEMAPTDHAAALRFTYPGSDASVVFDNVTDQAGLTLDKETGTVTGYSDVKSGLSTGATRLFVYGEFDAPVTDGASGGVKGYLRFDAGADRTVTLRLATSLISVDQARDNLRQEIPRETGFDTVKQRAQRQWDRLLGRVEVEGASQDQLTTLYSSLYRLYLYPNSGFEKVGSTYRYASPFSPMPGPDTPTHTGAKIVDGKVYVNNGFWDTYRTTWPAYALLTPTQAGVLTDGFVQQYKDGGWTSRWSSPGYADLMTGTSSDVAFADAFVKGVGFDAEAAYEAALKNATVVPPTSGVGRKGMSTSPFLGYTSTATHEGLSWALEGYLNDYGIARMGQGLYRRTGEKRYRDEAEYFLNRAQGYVHLFDSKAGFFQGKDEKGDWRVASESYDPRVWGYDYTETNGWGYAFTAPQDSRGLANLYGGRDGLAKKLDAYFATPETASPEFAGSYGGVIHEMTEARDVRMGMYGHSNQVAHHSIYMYDAAGQPWKAQAKAREVLSRLYTGSSIGQGYHGDEDNGEQSAWYLFSALGFYPLVMGSGEYAVGSPLFTKATVHLENGRDLVVRAPRNSARNVYVQGLRVNGRAWTSTSLPHTLLAKGGVLEFDMGPRPSAWGSGKNAGPVSITRDDRAPAPRTDVLRGPGGLYDDTSATGETVSGALALPVTAATKAAQYTLTSADRAQAPAGWTLQGSADGLTWTDLDRRAGQTFPWDRQTRAFTVTRPGTYAHYRLVFDAGAGGTGTGGRVSLAEVELLS; via the coding sequence ATGCAACGGTTGGGACGGTTGCGGGCGGTCGTGATCACGGCTGCTCTGGTCATGACGGTCGGTGCACAGGGGACGGCGGTCGCACTGCCGTCGCCCGTTCCGCTCCCGGACCGGGAGTTCGCCTCGTCCTTCGAGGCGGGTGAACACGCCCCCGACTGGCAGAGCACCGTCGACACCGGCCCCGGCGGGGCCAAGCGGGCCTCGGGGGTGGACGGCGGCTACGGCGGCGGCCTCCCCGGCGATGTGTCCGACCGGGTCACCGCTCTGCGGGCGAGCGCGGAGAACACGGCCGGCGGCGAGGTGAAGGAGAACCTCGTCGACGGCGAGGCGGGCACCAAGTGGCTGACGTTCGCGACCACCGGGTGGGTCGAGTTCGACCTCGACGAACCCGCGCGGGTGAGCGCCTACGCACTGACCTCGGCCAACGACTTCGCCGAGCGGGACCCCGCCGACTGGACCCTGTCGGGCTCGGCGGACGGAACCGCCTGGACGCCTCTCGACAGCCGCTCCGGGGAGACCTTCGCCGAGCGGTTCCAGACCCGCGCCTTCACCCTCGCGACCGCCGTCGTGGCCGAGTACCGGCACTTCCGGCTGGAGGTCACCCGCAATCACGGCGCCGGGATCCTCCAGCTCGCCGACGTACGGTTCGGCACGGGCGGCGGCGACGGACCCGTCCCGCCGGACATGCTCACCGTCGCCGACCGGGGGCCCAGCGGGTCGCCGACCGCGAAGGCGGGCGCCGGGTTCAGTGGGAAACGGGCGCTGCGGTACGCGGGCCGGCACAGCGCTTCCGGACGGGCGTACTCGTACAACAAGGTCTTCGACGTGAACGTGCGGGTCGGCTCGCGCACGCAGCTGGCGTACCGGATCTTCCCCGGCATGGCGGACGGCGACCGCGACTACGCCGCGACGAACGTCGCCGTGGACCTCGCCTTCACGGACGGAACGTATCTCAGCGGACTCGGGGCTACGGACCGGTACGGCTTCCCCCTGACACCCCGCGGGCAGGGCGCCTCGAAGGTGCTGTACGTCAACCAGTGGAACGACGTGGTCTCGGGGATCGGAGCGGTGGCGGCCGGGAAGACCGTCGACCGGATCCTCCTCGCCTACGACTCCCCCGGCGGACCGGCCAGGTTCAGGGGCTGGGTGGACGACATCGCGCTGCGCACCGCCGCCCCCGAGGTACCGAAGGCGCATCTGTCGGACTACGCGCTGACCACACGCGGCACCCAGTCCAGCGGGAGCTTCTCGCGCGGGAACACGTTCCCCGCCACCGCCGTGCCGCACGGCTTCAACTTCTGGACGCCGGTGACCAACGCGTCCACGCTCGGCTGGCTGTACGACTACGCGCGCGCCAACAACGCGGACAACCTGCCCACGATCCAGGCGTTCAGCGCCAGTCACGAGCCGAGTCCGTGGATGGGCGACCGGCAGACCTTCCAGGTGATGCCGTCCGCCGCGTCCGGCGTCCCGGACACCGGTCGCACGGCACGTGCCCTGGCGTTCCGGCACGTCGACGAGACCGCCCGCCCCTACTACTACGGGGTCCGTTTCCAGAACGGTCTCACCGCGGAGATGGCACCGACCGACCACGCGGCCGCCCTGCGCTTCACCTACCCGGGCTCGGACGCGAGCGTCGTCTTCGACAACGTCACCGATCAGGCGGGCCTGACCCTCGACAAGGAGACCGGGACCGTCACCGGCTACTCGGACGTGAAGTCGGGCCTGTCGACGGGAGCGACCCGCCTCTTCGTCTACGGCGAGTTCGACGCGCCGGTCACCGACGGTGCGTCGGGCGGGGTCAAGGGCTACCTGCGGTTCGACGCGGGCGCCGACCGCACGGTCACCCTGCGCCTCGCGACCTCACTCATCAGCGTCGACCAGGCCCGCGACAACCTCCGCCAGGAGATCCCGCGGGAGACCGGCTTCGACACGGTCAAGCAGCGGGCCCAGCGGCAGTGGGACAGGCTGCTCGGCAGGGTGGAGGTCGAGGGCGCGAGCCAGGACCAGCTCACCACCCTGTACTCCAGCCTGTACCGGCTGTACCTGTACCCCAACTCCGGTTTCGAGAAGGTCGGTTCGACGTACCGGTACGCGTCGCCCTTCTCGCCGATGCCGGGCCCCGACACCCCGACGCACACCGGCGCGAAGATCGTGGACGGCAAGGTCTACGTCAACAACGGCTTCTGGGACACCTACCGGACGACCTGGCCGGCGTACGCCCTGCTCACGCCCACCCAGGCCGGGGTGCTGACGGACGGGTTCGTCCAGCAGTACAAGGACGGCGGCTGGACCTCGCGCTGGTCCTCACCCGGGTACGCGGACCTGATGACCGGCACCTCGTCCGACGTCGCCTTCGCGGACGCGTTCGTCAAGGGCGTCGGGTTCGATGCCGAGGCCGCGTACGAGGCGGCCCTGAAGAACGCCACGGTCGTGCCCCCGACGTCGGGGGTGGGCCGCAAGGGCATGTCCACCTCCCCCTTCCTCGGCTACACCAGCACCGCCACGCACGAGGGCCTGTCATGGGCGCTGGAGGGCTACCTCAACGACTACGGCATCGCCCGCATGGGCCAGGGCCTGTACCGCAGGACCGGCGAGAAACGCTACCGGGACGAGGCCGAGTACTTCCTCAACCGCGCCCAGGGCTATGTGCACCTCTTCGACTCCAAGGCCGGTTTCTTCCAGGGCAAGGACGAGAAGGGCGACTGGCGGGTGGCGTCGGAGAGCTACGACCCCCGGGTGTGGGGCTACGACTACACCGAGACCAACGGCTGGGGCTACGCCTTCACCGCCCCGCAGGACAGCCGCGGCCTCGCCAACCTGTACGGCGGACGCGACGGACTGGCGAAGAAGCTGGACGCCTACTTCGCGACCCCGGAGACCGCCTCCCCGGAGTTCGCGGGTTCGTACGGCGGGGTCATCCACGAGATGACCGAGGCGCGGGACGTGCGGATGGGCATGTACGGGCACTCCAACCAGGTCGCCCACCACTCGATCTACATGTACGACGCGGCGGGGCAGCCCTGGAAGGCCCAGGCGAAGGCGCGCGAGGTGCTCTCCCGGCTCTACACCGGCAGTTCGATCGGACAGGGGTACCACGGGGACGAGGACAACGGGGAGCAGTCGGCCTGGTACCTGTTCTCCGCGCTCGGCTTCTATCCGCTGGTCATGGGCAGCGGCGAATACGCCGTCGGCTCCCCGCTGTTCACCAAGGCCACCGTGCACCTGGAGAACGGCAGGGACCTGGTCGTCAGGGCGCCGAGGAACAGCGCCAGGAACGTGTACGTCCAGGGTCTGAGGGTCAACGGCCGCGCCTGGACGTCGACTTCGCTGCCCCACACGCTCCTGGCCAAGGGCGGGGTCCTGGAGTTCGACATGGGGCCCCGGCCCTCGGCGTGGGGATCCGGGAAGAACGCGGGTCCGGTCTCGATCACCCGGGACGACAGGGCGCCGGCGCCCCGCACCGACGTACTGCGGGGCCCGGGCGGGCTGTACGACGACACCTCGGCGACGGGGGAGACGGTCTCGGGTGCACTCGCCCTGCCGGTCACGGCCGCGACGAAGGCGGCGCAGTACACGCTGACGTCGGCCGACCGCGCCCAGGCGCCTGCGGGATGGACACTCCAGGGGTCCGCCGACGGCCTGACGTGGACCGACCTGGACCGCCGTGCCGGCCAGACCTTCCCGTGGGACCGGCAGACACGTGCCTTCACGGTCACCCGGCCGGGGACCTACGCCCACTACCGGCTGGTGTTCGACGCCGGCGCGGGAGGGACGGGCACGGGCGGCCGAGTCAGCCTCGCGGAGGTCGAGTTGTTGTCATGA
- a CDS encoding helix-turn-helix domain-containing protein: protein MADDYLVRIGKLIRDARQHRGWTQAQLAEALGTSQSAVNRIERGNQNISLEMIARIGEALDSEIVSLGYAGPMHLRVVGGRRLSGAIDVKTSKNACVALLCASLLNQGRTVLRRVARIEEVYRLLEVLNSIGVRTRWINGGVDLEIVPPARLDMASIDAEAAVRTRSIIMFLGPLLHRMNHFKLPYAGGCDLGTRTIEPHMIALRRFGLEVAATEGQYHAVVDRAIRPDRPIVLTERGDTVTENALLAAARYEGVTVIRNASSNYMVQDLCFFLEALGVRVEGIGTTTLTVHGVPEIDVDVDYSPSEDPVEAMSLLAAAVVTESELTVRRVPIEFLEIELAVLEEMGLDHDRTPEYPADNGRTRLVDLTVRPSKLEAPIDKIHPMPFPGLNIDNVPFFAAIAAVAQGKTLIHDWVYDNRAIYLTDLNRLGGRLQLLDPHRVLVEGPTRWRAAEMMCPPALRPAVVVLLAMMAAEGTSVLRNVYVINRGYEDLAERLNSVGAQIDIFRDI from the coding sequence ATGGCAGACGACTACCTCGTACGCATCGGCAAGCTCATCCGTGACGCCCGGCAGCATCGAGGCTGGACACAGGCGCAGCTGGCCGAGGCGCTCGGAACCAGCCAGAGTGCCGTCAACCGGATCGAGCGAGGCAACCAGAACATCAGCCTTGAGATGATCGCTCGAATCGGTGAAGCCCTGGACAGTGAAATCGTCTCTCTGGGCTACGCGGGACCGATGCACCTGCGGGTCGTGGGCGGACGTCGGCTGTCCGGTGCGATCGACGTGAAGACCAGCAAGAACGCGTGCGTGGCACTGCTGTGCGCCTCGCTCCTCAACCAGGGGCGCACAGTGCTGCGCCGGGTCGCCCGGATCGAGGAGGTCTACCGCCTGCTCGAGGTCCTGAACTCCATCGGCGTACGGACGCGTTGGATCAACGGTGGCGTCGACCTGGAGATCGTCCCGCCGGCCCGGCTGGACATGGCGTCGATCGACGCCGAGGCCGCCGTGCGCACCCGTTCCATCATCATGTTCCTCGGCCCGCTGCTGCACCGCATGAACCACTTCAAGCTGCCGTACGCCGGCGGCTGCGACCTCGGGACCCGGACCATCGAGCCGCACATGATCGCGCTGCGCCGCTTCGGGCTGGAGGTCGCGGCGACGGAGGGGCAGTACCACGCCGTCGTCGACCGGGCCATCCGCCCCGACCGGCCGATCGTGCTGACGGAACGCGGGGACACGGTCACGGAGAACGCCCTGCTGGCGGCCGCCCGGTACGAGGGCGTGACCGTCATCCGCAACGCCTCCTCCAACTACATGGTCCAGGACCTGTGCTTCTTCCTGGAGGCGCTCGGGGTGCGGGTCGAGGGCATCGGCACCACCACGCTGACCGTGCACGGCGTGCCCGAGATCGACGTCGACGTGGACTACTCCCCCTCCGAGGACCCGGTCGAGGCGATGAGCCTGCTGGCCGCGGCCGTCGTCACGGAATCGGAGCTGACGGTGCGCCGGGTGCCCATCGAGTTCCTGGAGATCGAACTGGCGGTCCTGGAGGAGATGGGCCTCGACCACGACCGGACACCGGAGTACCCGGCCGACAACGGCCGCACCCGGCTGGTGGACCTCACGGTCCGGCCCTCCAAGCTGGAGGCCCCGATCGACAAGATCCACCCCATGCCGTTCCCCGGCCTGAACATCGACAACGTCCCCTTCTTCGCGGCCATCGCAGCCGTGGCGCAGGGCAAGACCCTCATCCACGACTGGGTCTACGACAACCGCGCGATCTACCTGACGGACCTGAACCGGCTCGGCGGCCGGCTCCAACTCCTCGACCCGCACCGGGTGCTGGTCGAGGGCCCGACCCGCTGGCGGGCCGCCGAGATGATGTGCCCGCCGGCCCTGCGTCCCGCGGTGGTCGTCCTGCTGGCGATGATGGCGGCGGAGGGCACCTCGGTGCTGCGCAACGTCTACGTCATCAACCGCGGCTACGAGGACCTGGCCGAGCGGCTGAACTCCGTCGGAGCGCAGATCGACATCTTCCGGGACATCTGA
- the acnA gene encoding aconitate hydratase AcnA, producing the protein MSANSFDARSTLQVGDESYEIFRLDKVEGSARLPYSLKVLLENLLRTEDGANITADHIRALGGWDSQAQPSQEIQFTPARVIMQDFTGVPCVVDLATMREAVKELGGDPAKVNPLSPAELVIDHSVIADKFGTNDAFAQNVELEYGRNKERYQFLRWGQTAFDDFKVVPPGTGIVHQVNIEHLARTVMIRNGQAYPDTLVGTDSHTTMVNGLGVLGWGVGGIEAEAAMLGQPVSMLIPRVVGFKLTGELPTGTTATDLVLTITEMLRKHGVVGKFVEFYGEGVAATSLANRATIGNMSPEFGSTAAIFPIDDETLKYLKLTGRSEQQVALVEAYAKEQGLWLDPKAEPDFSEKLELDLSTVVPSIAGPKRPQDRIVLANAAEQFKTDVRNYVDEVDEAGKESFPASDAPAIHPNGAPSNPVTVTAPDGSTYEIDHGAVTVAAITSCTNTSNPYVMVAAALVAKKAVEKGLTRKPWVKTTLAPGSKVVTDYFDKAGLTPYLDKVGFNLVGYGCTTCIGNSGPLPEEVSKAVNDHDLAVTSVLSGNRNFEGRINPDVKMNYLASPPLVVAYALAGSMKVDITKDALGADQDGNPVFLKDIWPSEAEVNDVVANAIGEDMFNKSYQDVFAGDAQWQALPIPTGNTFEWDTESTYVRKPPYFEGMTMETTPVSDITGARVLAKLGDSVTTDHISPAGAIKADTPAGKYLTEHGVERRDFNSYGSRRGNHEVMIRGTFANIRLRNQIAPGTEGGYTRDFTQADAPVSFIYDASRNYIEQGTPLAILAGKEYGSGSSRDWAAKGTALLGVKAVIAESYERIHRSNLIGMGVLPLQFPEGTNAESFGLTGEETFSFTGVEELNNGTTPRTVKVTTDTGVEFDAVVRIDTPGEADYYRNGGIMQYVLRSLIRK; encoded by the coding sequence GTGTCGGCGAACAGCTTCGACGCCCGCAGCACGCTGCAGGTGGGCGACGAGTCGTACGAGATCTTCCGGCTGGACAAGGTGGAAGGCTCGGCTCGCCTTCCGTACAGCCTGAAGGTGCTGCTGGAGAACCTGCTCCGTACCGAGGACGGCGCGAACATCACCGCCGACCACATCCGTGCCCTTGGCGGCTGGGACTCGCAGGCCCAGCCCAGCCAGGAGATCCAGTTCACGCCGGCCCGCGTGATCATGCAGGACTTCACCGGCGTGCCCTGTGTCGTCGACCTCGCCACCATGCGTGAGGCCGTCAAGGAGCTCGGCGGCGACCCGGCGAAGGTCAACCCGCTCTCCCCGGCCGAGCTGGTCATCGACCACTCCGTCATCGCCGACAAGTTCGGCACCAACGACGCGTTCGCCCAGAACGTCGAGCTGGAGTACGGCCGCAACAAGGAGCGCTACCAGTTCCTGCGCTGGGGCCAGACCGCGTTCGACGACTTCAAGGTCGTCCCGCCGGGCACCGGCATCGTCCACCAGGTGAACATCGAGCACCTCGCCCGCACGGTCATGATCCGTAACGGCCAGGCCTACCCCGACACCCTGGTCGGCACCGACTCGCACACCACCATGGTCAACGGCCTCGGCGTCCTCGGCTGGGGCGTCGGCGGCATCGAGGCCGAGGCCGCGATGCTCGGCCAGCCGGTCTCGATGCTCATCCCGCGCGTCGTCGGCTTCAAGCTCACCGGAGAGCTGCCCACCGGCACCACCGCCACGGACCTCGTGCTCACCATCACCGAGATGCTGCGCAAGCACGGTGTCGTCGGCAAGTTCGTCGAGTTCTACGGTGAGGGCGTCGCCGCCACCTCCCTCGCCAACCGCGCCACCATCGGCAACATGTCGCCGGAGTTCGGCTCCACCGCCGCGATCTTCCCGATCGACGACGAGACCCTGAAGTACCTCAAGCTCACCGGCCGCTCCGAGCAGCAGGTCGCGCTCGTCGAGGCGTACGCCAAGGAGCAGGGCCTCTGGCTGGACCCGAAGGCCGAGCCGGACTTCTCCGAGAAGCTCGAGCTGGACCTGTCGACCGTCGTCCCGTCGATCGCCGGCCCGAAGCGCCCGCAGGACCGCATCGTCCTCGCGAACGCCGCCGAGCAGTTCAAGACGGACGTGCGCAACTACGTCGACGAGGTCGACGAGGCGGGCAAGGAGTCCTTCCCGGCCTCCGACGCCCCGGCCATCCACCCCAACGGCGCCCCGTCCAACCCGGTCACCGTGACCGCCCCCGACGGCTCGACGTACGAGATCGACCACGGCGCGGTGACGGTCGCGGCCATCACCTCCTGCACCAACACCTCCAACCCGTACGTCATGGTCGCCGCCGCGCTCGTCGCGAAGAAGGCCGTGGAGAAGGGCCTGACCCGCAAGCCGTGGGTCAAGACCACCCTCGCCCCGGGTTCGAAGGTCGTCACCGACTACTTCGACAAGGCGGGTCTCACCCCGTACCTCGACAAGGTCGGCTTCAACCTCGTCGGCTACGGCTGCACCACCTGCATCGGCAACTCCGGCCCGCTGCCGGAGGAGGTCTCCAAGGCCGTCAACGACCACGACCTCGCGGTCACCTCGGTCCTCTCCGGCAACCGGAACTTCGAGGGCCGGATCAACCCCGACGTCAAGATGAACTACCTGGCCTCCCCGCCGCTGGTCGTCGCGTACGCCCTCGCGGGTTCCATGAAGGTGGACATCACCAAGGACGCCCTGGGCGCCGACCAGGACGGCAACCCGGTCTTCCTCAAGGACATCTGGCCCTCCGAGGCCGAGGTCAACGACGTCGTGGCGAACGCCATCGGCGAGGACATGTTCAACAAGTCCTACCAGGACGTCTTCGCGGGCGACGCCCAGTGGCAGGCGCTGCCGATCCCGACCGGCAACACCTTCGAGTGGGACACCGAGTCGACCTACGTCCGCAAGCCCCCGTACTTCGAGGGCATGACGATGGAGACCACCCCGGTCTCCGACATCACGGGCGCGCGGGTCCTCGCCAAGCTGGGCGACTCGGTCACCACCGACCACATCTCCCCGGCCGGCGCCATCAAGGCCGACACCCCGGCCGGCAAGTACCTCACCGAGCACGGTGTGGAGCGTCGTGACTTCAACTCCTACGGCTCGCGCCGAGGCAACCACGAGGTCATGATCCGCGGCACGTTCGCCAACATCCGCCTGCGCAACCAGATCGCGCCGGGCACGGAGGGCGGCTACACCCGCGACTTCACCCAGGCGGACGCCCCGGTGTCGTTCATCTACGACGCCTCCCGCAACTACATCGAGCAGGGCACCCCGCTGGCCATCCTGGCCGGCAAGGAGTACGGCTCGGGTTCGTCGCGCGACTGGGCCGCCAAGGGCACCGCCCTGCTCGGCGTCAAGGCCGTCATCGCCGAGTCGTACGAGCGCATCCACCGCTCCAACCTCATCGGCATGGGCGTCCTCCCGTTGCAGTTCCCGGAGGGCACCAACGCCGAGTCCTTCGGTCTGACCGGCGAGGAGACCTTCTCCTTCACCGGCGTCGAGGAGCTCAACAACGGCACCACGCCGCGCACGGTCAAGGTCACCACCGACACGGGCGTCGAGTTCGACGCGGTCGTCCGCATCGACACCCCCGGTGAGGCCGACTACTACCGCAACGGCGGCATCATGCAGTACGTGCTGCGCAGCCTGATCCGCAAGTAA
- a CDS encoding TOBE domain-containing protein: MQSYTIGQAARLLGVSPDTARRWADAGRMATHRDEGGRRLIDGRDLAAFSVELAKSGGAEEGASYTSVRNAFPGIVTAVKLGDVAAQVEIQAGPHRLVSLLTREAVEELGLEVGVEATARVKSTNVHIDRA; this comes from the coding sequence ATGCAGTCCTACACGATCGGCCAGGCAGCACGTCTGCTCGGGGTGAGCCCGGACACCGCGCGCCGGTGGGCGGACGCCGGCCGGATGGCCACGCACCGGGACGAGGGCGGGCGACGCCTCATCGACGGCAGGGATCTGGCCGCCTTCTCGGTGGAGCTGGCCAAGAGCGGTGGCGCCGAGGAGGGCGCCTCGTACACCTCGGTCCGCAACGCCTTCCCCGGCATCGTCACGGCCGTGAAACTCGGTGACGTCGCCGCCCAGGTGGAGATCCAGGCCGGGCCGCACCGGCTGGTGTCGTTGCTGACGCGGGAGGCCGTGGAGGAACTGGGGCTCGAGGTCGGGGTCGAGGCCACCGCCCGGGTGAAGTCGACGAACGTGCACATCGACCGGGCCTGA
- a CDS encoding lytic polysaccharide monooxygenase auxiliary activity family 9 protein, translating to MITSCSTSRLRTRAVLLVVLALLATVPALGLIVSAGGPAEAHGTPMKPASRTFLCWQDGLTDTGEIKPVNPACRNAQQVSGTTPFYNWFSVLRSDGAGRTRGFVPDGQLCSGGNTNFTGFDAPRSDWPLTHLTSGASVDFSYNAWAAHPGWFYVYVTKDGFDPTRTLTWDAMEAQPFLSVDHPPLNGSPGTVEANYSWTGRLPANKSGRHIIYMVWQRSDSAETFYSCSDVVFDGGNGEVTGIHEPGNPTEPVPGACTATRRTTNSWTGGYQSEVTVTNTGNVPMLGWMVDWTLPGGQSVASLWSGNATYNGQAVMVHNADWNGSLNPGSSTTFGYVVSGSGGDSATGLPCRVG from the coding sequence ATGATCACGTCATGTTCGACCTCGCGGTTACGCACCCGAGCCGTCCTGCTCGTCGTCCTCGCCCTGCTGGCCACCGTCCCCGCCCTGGGGCTGATCGTCTCGGCCGGCGGCCCGGCCGAGGCGCACGGCACGCCCATGAAGCCCGCCAGCCGCACCTTCCTGTGCTGGCAGGACGGACTGACCGACACCGGTGAGATCAAGCCGGTCAACCCCGCCTGCCGAAACGCGCAGCAGGTGAGCGGCACCACGCCGTTCTACAACTGGTTCTCGGTGCTGCGCTCCGACGGCGCCGGCCGTACCCGGGGCTTCGTGCCGGACGGCCAGCTGTGCAGCGGCGGCAACACCAACTTCACCGGCTTCGACGCGCCCCGCAGCGACTGGCCGCTCACCCATCTCACCTCGGGCGCGAGCGTCGACTTCTCCTACAACGCCTGGGCGGCACACCCGGGTTGGTTCTACGTCTACGTCACCAAGGACGGCTTCGACCCGACCCGGACCCTCACCTGGGACGCCATGGAGGCCCAGCCCTTCCTCTCCGTCGACCACCCGCCGCTCAACGGCAGCCCGGGCACGGTCGAGGCCAACTACTCCTGGACCGGCCGGCTTCCGGCGAACAAGTCCGGGCGGCACATCATCTACATGGTCTGGCAGCGCTCGGACAGCGCCGAGACCTTCTACTCCTGCTCGGACGTCGTCTTCGACGGCGGCAACGGCGAGGTGACCGGTATCCACGAGCCGGGCAACCCCACCGAACCCGTCCCCGGCGCCTGCACCGCCACACGCCGGACCACCAACAGCTGGACCGGTGGGTACCAGTCCGAGGTGACCGTCACCAACACCGGCAATGTCCCGATGCTCGGCTGGATGGTCGACTGGACGCTGCCCGGCGGCCAGTCCGTCGCCAGCCTGTGGAGCGGCAACGCGACCTACAACGGGCAGGCGGTGATGGTCCACAACGCCGACTGGAACGGCTCGTTGAATCCGGGCAGCAGTACGACGTTCGGATACGTCGTCTCCGGCTCGGGCGGTGACAGCGCCACCGGGCTGCCCTGCCGGGTCGGTTGA
- a CDS encoding aminoglycoside phosphotransferase family protein, whose translation MHDDQVDVTTDIVATLIQEQFPQWSGKAIRLLASTGTVHAIFRIGDDLSARFPLRLTDAAEALAVLEREAQASAELAQVSRFPVPEPVALGKPGAGYPMPWSVQTWLPGTVAFDTDPSGSDAFAEDLAAFIAALREAETRGRLFSGDNRGGVLAHHDVWMEKCFEASQGLLDVPRLRRLWCHYRELPRTSADVMSHGDLIPGNVLVAGDRLGGVLDTGGFGPADPALDLVSAWHLLQPGPREVLRWTLACDDLEWERGKAWAFEQAMGLVWYYVESNPTMSRMGRRTLDRILESTK comes from the coding sequence ATGCACGATGACCAAGTGGACGTGACCACCGACATCGTGGCGACCTTGATCCAAGAACAGTTCCCTCAGTGGAGCGGCAAGGCGATCCGACTCCTGGCGTCGACCGGGACGGTCCACGCCATCTTCCGCATCGGGGACGACCTCTCCGCGCGTTTCCCGCTGCGTCTGACCGATGCCGCGGAGGCGCTGGCGGTTCTGGAACGGGAAGCCCAGGCGAGCGCGGAGCTGGCACAGGTGTCTCGGTTTCCCGTTCCGGAACCCGTCGCCCTGGGAAAGCCTGGAGCGGGTTATCCCATGCCGTGGTCGGTCCAGACGTGGCTGCCGGGAACGGTCGCCTTCGATACTGACCCGAGTGGGTCGGACGCTTTCGCCGAGGACCTCGCGGCCTTCATCGCGGCTCTGCGGGAAGCCGAGACGCGGGGTCGGCTTTTCAGCGGCGACAATCGCGGCGGCGTTCTCGCTCACCACGACGTCTGGATGGAGAAATGTTTCGAGGCGAGCCAGGGGCTGCTCGACGTGCCCCGGCTGCGCCGACTGTGGTGCCACTACCGGGAGTTGCCGCGCACGAGTGCCGACGTGATGAGCCACGGCGACCTGATTCCCGGCAATGTACTCGTCGCGGGAGACCGGCTCGGCGGCGTCCTCGACACCGGCGGATTCGGCCCGGCCGACCCCGCGCTGGATCTGGTCAGCGCCTGGCACCTGTTGCAGCCGGGCCCACGGGAAGTGCTCCGGTGGACACTGGCCTGCGACGATCTGGAGTGGGAGCGCGGCAAGGCATGGGCCTTCGAACAGGCGATGGGGCTCGTCTGGTACTACGTCGAGAGCAATCCGACGATGAGCAGAATGGGGCGCCGGACACTCGACCGCATTCTGGAGTCGACGAAGTGA
- a CDS encoding DUF4236 domain-containing protein, with protein MPLTFRKSFRILPGVRLNINRHSWSITTGGGRHGPRQTHSSTGRTTTSVDLPGPFGWRRTRKARHH; from the coding sequence ATGCCCCTCACCTTCCGCAAGAGCTTCCGCATCCTCCCCGGGGTGCGGCTCAACATCAACCGGCACTCCTGGTCGATCACGACCGGCGGCGGTCGGCACGGGCCGCGCCAGACGCACAGCAGCACCGGTCGTACCACGACATCAGTGGATTTGCCGGGACCTTTCGGGTGGCGCCGCACGCGTAAGGCCAGGCACCATTGA